A stretch of Microbacterium sp. LWH3-1.2 DNA encodes these proteins:
- a CDS encoding TetR/AcrR family transcriptional regulator gives MTRDRESRRLILDAAERLFAERGFDATPTTAIADVAGVPKGLLFYYFPTKTDLLRALVGERLDLDPIDTSGLIARGDPARTLLNVTGRLRELQAESAVRGVIVWREHRTHPEVREKLQTYRAQLQAIVERVLGASILHPIAARRVRTAAAAWVAIITTPSLLELAGGDETAAGGADVVVDPTETPDLPALADLISAGLREPAA, from the coding sequence ATGACCCGCGATCGCGAAAGCCGCAGGCTCATCCTCGACGCCGCCGAGCGCCTGTTCGCGGAGCGCGGCTTCGACGCCACTCCGACGACGGCGATCGCGGACGTCGCCGGCGTGCCGAAGGGTCTGCTCTTCTACTACTTCCCCACCAAGACCGATCTGCTGCGTGCGCTGGTCGGTGAGCGTCTGGACCTCGACCCCATCGACACGTCAGGGCTGATCGCGCGCGGCGACCCCGCACGCACGCTGCTGAACGTGACCGGCCGGCTGCGGGAGTTGCAGGCGGAGTCGGCGGTGCGCGGCGTCATCGTGTGGCGGGAGCACCGCACGCACCCGGAGGTCCGCGAGAAGCTGCAGACCTACCGCGCTCAGCTGCAGGCGATCGTCGAACGCGTGCTCGGCGCGAGCATCCTCCACCCGATCGCGGCGCGCCGGGTGCGCACGGCCGCCGCCGCATGGGTCGCGATCATCACCACGCCGAGCCTGCTCGAACTCGCCGGCGGCGACGAGACCGCTGCCGGGGGCGCCGACGTCGTGGTGGACCCCACCGAAACGCCGGACCTGCCTGCCCTCGCCGACCTGATATCGGCGGGCTTGCGCGAACCGGCCGCCTGA
- a CDS encoding DNA glycosylase AlkZ-like family protein has protein sequence MTAHRLTRDQARRIVVRAQLLDAERPGDVVEVAEQLGYIKIDPTATIAPCEHTVLWSRIGWSYEPGQLRKVVEDDRLLFEFDGTFRPMSLLPLMLPAMRRWPQRESSRQWLEANAGFRADVLSRLRAEGPLLASDIPDTAQVSRAPDGWSGTNQVPHMLDFLLRQGEVAVRGREGRHRVWDLAERVYPHDLPDYGDDEAAALLAARRLQSAGLTKPHWYWSGVARDTGEAAVVEGSTTKYRVDPEALAALEEEDSGGRVALLNPYDSLLFDRKRLEELFEFTYVLEQFKPKALRRYGFFAHPILMGDRFIGMLDAEVDRDREVLKITALHEFLPFEPEESEIVRAEISELAEWLGVSVMGLP, from the coding sequence GTGACGGCGCACCGGCTCACGCGCGATCAGGCGCGGCGCATCGTGGTCCGCGCGCAGCTGCTCGATGCCGAGAGACCCGGCGACGTGGTCGAGGTGGCCGAGCAGCTCGGCTACATCAAGATCGACCCGACCGCGACGATCGCGCCGTGCGAGCACACCGTGCTGTGGTCGCGGATCGGCTGGTCGTACGAACCAGGGCAGCTGCGCAAGGTCGTGGAGGACGACCGCCTGCTCTTCGAGTTCGACGGCACGTTCCGCCCCATGAGCCTGCTACCGCTGATGCTGCCCGCGATGCGCCGGTGGCCGCAGCGCGAGAGCAGCCGCCAGTGGCTCGAGGCGAACGCCGGCTTCCGTGCGGATGTGCTCTCGCGACTGCGCGCCGAAGGGCCGTTGCTCGCGAGCGACATCCCCGACACCGCGCAGGTGAGCCGTGCACCCGACGGCTGGTCGGGGACGAACCAGGTGCCCCACATGCTGGACTTCCTGCTCCGCCAGGGAGAGGTGGCGGTGAGGGGCCGCGAAGGCCGCCACCGGGTGTGGGATCTCGCTGAGCGCGTGTACCCGCACGACTTGCCGGACTACGGCGACGACGAGGCGGCCGCGCTCCTGGCGGCACGGCGCCTCCAGTCCGCCGGTCTCACGAAGCCGCACTGGTATTGGAGCGGCGTCGCGAGGGACACCGGCGAAGCCGCCGTCGTCGAGGGCAGCACGACGAAGTACCGGGTCGACCCCGAGGCGCTCGCCGCGCTCGAAGAGGAGGACTCCGGAGGCCGGGTCGCCTTGCTGAATCCGTACGACAGCCTGCTCTTCGACCGGAAGCGCCTCGAAGAGCTCTTCGAGTTCACCTACGTGCTCGAGCAGTTCAAACCGAAGGCGCTGCGCCGGTACGGCTTCTTCGCGCATCCGATCCTGATGGGCGACCGGTTCATCGGGATGCTGGACGCCGAGGTCGACCGCGACCGCGAGGTGCTCAAGATCACTGCGCTCCACGAGTTCCTGCCGTTCGAGCCGGAAGAGTCCGAGATCGTCCGCGCCGAGATCTCCGAGCTCGCGGAGTGGCTCGGTGTCTCGGTCATGGGACTGCCCTGA
- a CDS encoding winged helix-turn-helix transcriptional regulator, whose protein sequence is MVSFAEIRAEVPGVFDEACPTRVVLDHVMSKWGVLVLMALSEGTIRWGELRRTVGGISEKMLASTLRTLEKDGFVARTAYPEVPPRVEYSLTPLGDELMERMMPLMAWIGVNAGEIVDR, encoded by the coding sequence ATGGTGAGTTTTGCGGAAATCCGGGCAGAGGTTCCCGGTGTCTTCGACGAGGCCTGCCCGACGCGGGTGGTCCTCGACCACGTCATGAGCAAGTGGGGTGTGCTGGTGCTGATGGCGCTCTCCGAAGGCACGATCCGGTGGGGCGAGTTGCGCCGCACCGTCGGGGGTATCAGCGAGAAGATGCTCGCGTCGACGCTGCGCACGCTCGAGAAGGACGGCTTCGTGGCGCGCACGGCCTACCCTGAGGTGCCGCCGCGCGTGGAATACTCCCTGACGCCGCTCGGCGACGAGCTGATGGAGCGCATGATGCCGCTCATGGCGTGGATCGGCGTCAACGCCGGCGAGATCGTCGACCGCTGA
- a CDS encoding SDR family oxidoreductase, with translation MTILVTAAGGQLGHLVIDALLERGVAPGDIVAGARTTSKVADLVERGIRVVPLDYDSPEAVAAALEGVDSVLLISGSEPGRRYEGHVNVIDAAKAAGVAKLVYTSLAHADSVDFVLAPDHKATEEHLAASGVPAIVLRNNWYIENYAPDVLRAAQTGAIAASVGDATVAAASRADYAEAAAVVLLEDGHLGRTYELSGDTAVSYADLAAAAAEVLDRDVAFVPVSREQLEAALTDAGLDTGTVGFVAEMEAGIARGVLADADAALARLLGRPTTPVVDGLRAAVEASRVNA, from the coding sequence ATGACCATCCTCGTGACCGCCGCCGGCGGACAGCTCGGCCACCTCGTCATCGACGCCCTCCTCGAGCGCGGCGTCGCCCCCGGAGACATCGTCGCCGGCGCGCGCACGACCTCGAAGGTCGCGGATCTCGTGGAGCGCGGTATCCGTGTCGTCCCGCTCGACTACGACTCGCCCGAGGCCGTCGCCGCCGCGCTCGAGGGAGTCGATTCCGTGCTGCTCATCTCGGGCTCCGAGCCCGGCCGGCGGTACGAGGGCCACGTGAACGTGATCGACGCAGCGAAGGCGGCCGGTGTCGCGAAGCTCGTCTACACCAGCCTCGCGCACGCCGACTCCGTCGACTTCGTGCTCGCGCCCGACCACAAGGCGACCGAGGAGCACCTCGCCGCGAGCGGTGTTCCCGCGATCGTGCTGCGCAACAACTGGTACATCGAGAACTACGCGCCCGACGTGCTGCGCGCCGCCCAGACCGGCGCCATCGCCGCATCGGTGGGCGATGCGACGGTCGCCGCCGCGAGTCGCGCCGACTACGCCGAGGCCGCCGCCGTCGTGCTCCTCGAGGACGGCCACCTGGGCCGCACCTACGAGCTCTCGGGCGACACCGCCGTGTCGTACGCCGACCTCGCCGCTGCCGCGGCCGAGGTGCTCGACCGCGACGTCGCCTTCGTGCCGGTCTCGCGCGAGCAGCTCGAGGCCGCGCTCACCGACGCGGGGCTGGACACGGGCACCGTCGGCTTCGTCGCCGAGATGGAGGCCGGCATCGCTCGCGGCGTGCTCGCCGACGCCGACGCCGCGCTC
- a CDS encoding Na+/H+ antiporter, with the protein MNGLEVTVLLGITVLTGAILAPRFRVAMPLLLLVAGLALGFIPEVREIVLPPETVLLLFLPVLLFWESMTTSLRSIRRDFRGIFLMSTGLVVASAFAVAGVAYALGLPWDAALILGAAVAPTDATAVAALGRMLPRRNFMNLKAESLTNDGTALVIYGVAVGVAVGGQYTPLDITGLVLLSYVGGAAAGVVVAGAAYLVMRRLPNTLNLNIALLLVPFTAFLVAELIHASGVLAVVVAGLIVAYINPRISTAASRRQAAWTWPLGSFLLNGSLFVLIGFEVQAVAHEIPGREIGGLAVMTVAVWLVLLVARFVFQTTSVMIIRLLDRRPSQRLRRTTYRARIVSAVAGFRGAVSLAIALSVPLTTSAGEVLPGRDEIIFVTAGVIVLTLLVQGPLLPAVVRWARLPDDSALQHELELAERAITGAALTAVKELARDHGISEEIRDRLTRDYYEYLERNNERAQAREQAEVDRQIADLDRRIEGTDAVAAAATATALLEVPAPLPSPRERDAEYSRLRIAVLDRKREVLYRLRREGAVDDAVVTQIQTRLDVEELRITGIEVLD; encoded by the coding sequence ATGAACGGACTCGAGGTCACCGTCCTGCTCGGAATCACCGTCCTCACCGGCGCGATCCTGGCTCCGAGATTCCGGGTGGCGATGCCTCTGCTGCTCCTGGTGGCGGGGTTGGCGCTCGGCTTCATCCCCGAGGTGCGTGAGATCGTGCTGCCGCCCGAGACGGTGCTGCTCCTCTTCCTCCCGGTGCTGCTGTTCTGGGAGAGCATGACCACGTCGCTGCGCTCGATCCGCCGGGACTTCCGCGGCATCTTCCTCATGAGCACGGGGCTCGTCGTCGCGAGCGCCTTCGCAGTCGCCGGTGTCGCCTACGCGCTCGGCCTGCCCTGGGATGCCGCGCTGATCCTCGGCGCGGCCGTCGCGCCGACCGATGCCACGGCGGTGGCCGCCCTCGGCCGGATGCTGCCGCGGCGCAACTTCATGAATCTCAAGGCCGAGAGTCTGACGAACGACGGCACGGCGCTCGTCATCTACGGTGTGGCGGTCGGTGTCGCGGTCGGCGGACAGTACACGCCGCTCGACATCACCGGACTGGTGCTGTTGTCCTACGTCGGCGGAGCCGCCGCGGGTGTCGTCGTGGCGGGTGCCGCCTATCTGGTGATGAGGCGCCTGCCGAACACGCTGAACCTCAACATCGCGCTTCTGCTCGTGCCGTTCACGGCGTTCCTCGTGGCAGAGCTGATCCACGCATCCGGCGTGCTCGCAGTGGTGGTCGCCGGGCTCATCGTCGCGTACATCAATCCGCGCATCAGCACGGCTGCCTCTCGCCGCCAGGCCGCGTGGACGTGGCCGCTGGGATCCTTCCTCCTCAACGGCTCGCTCTTCGTCCTGATCGGGTTCGAGGTGCAGGCGGTCGCCCACGAGATCCCCGGCCGCGAGATCGGCGGGCTCGCCGTCATGACCGTGGCGGTGTGGCTGGTGCTGCTCGTCGCCCGCTTCGTCTTCCAGACGACATCGGTCATGATCATCCGCCTGCTCGATCGCCGGCCCTCGCAGCGCCTTCGCCGCACGACCTATCGCGCGCGGATCGTGAGCGCCGTCGCGGGATTCCGCGGTGCGGTGTCGCTCGCGATCGCACTGTCGGTGCCGCTGACCACGAGCGCGGGGGAAGTGCTGCCGGGCCGTGACGAGATCATCTTCGTCACCGCGGGCGTCATCGTGCTCACCCTCCTCGTGCAGGGGCCGCTCCTGCCCGCTGTCGTGCGATGGGCGCGCCTGCCCGATGACTCCGCGCTGCAGCACGAGCTGGAGCTCGCCGAACGCGCCATCACCGGCGCCGCGCTCACCGCGGTCAAGGAGCTCGCCCGCGACCACGGCATCAGCGAGGAGATCCGCGATCGCCTGACGCGTGACTACTACGAGTACCTCGAGCGCAACAACGAGCGGGCGCAGGCCCGCGAGCAGGCCGAGGTCGACCGTCAGATCGCCGACCTCGACAGGAGGATCGAGGGCACGGACGCGGTCGCCGCGGCCGCAACGGCCACAGCGCTCCTGGAGGTGCCTGCCCCGCTGCCCTCGCCCCGCGAGCGAGACGCGGAGTACTCGCGACTTCGCATCGCGGTGCTCGACCGCAAGCGCGAGGTGCTCTATCGCCTGAGGCGAGAGGGCGCGGTGGACGACGCGGTCGTCACCCAGATCCAGACGCGTCTGGACGTCGAAGAGCTGCGCATCACGGGCATCGAAGTGCTCGACTGA
- a CDS encoding SPW repeat domain-containing protein — MKKWTRWEDWVAVGVGLVAAVCAFALPQMGASMPWMLIVGVLLIAAGVANLAMPGMVAMEYVQLALGALLFVAPWLGGYADMQAGVAWVSWIGGAVAVIVAALAVRPAMHMHDQTLPH; from the coding sequence ATGAAGAAGTGGACTCGCTGGGAGGACTGGGTCGCAGTCGGCGTGGGCCTCGTCGCCGCGGTGTGCGCGTTCGCCTTGCCGCAGATGGGCGCTTCGATGCCGTGGATGCTGATCGTCGGTGTCCTGCTCATCGCCGCGGGCGTCGCGAACCTCGCGATGCCGGGGATGGTGGCGATGGAGTACGTCCAGCTCGCACTGGGAGCGCTGCTGTTCGTCGCTCCGTGGCTTGGCGGCTATGCGGACATGCAGGCCGGCGTCGCCTGGGTCAGCTGGATCGGCGGAGCGGTCGCGGTGATCGTCGCTGCGCTCGCCGTGAGACCCGCCATGCACATGCACGACCAGACCCTCCCGCACTGA
- a CDS encoding glycosyltransferase — protein sequence MLPPNVHATGLLPAHLLGGLVDAAVLHGGQGTVQTACAAGIPFVGMGLQPEQVWNVDQCVRQGNALALSPKQAGTLALADAVRRLLTDDGMRTAAERVRAAYADEDGAAASAHVIQARLAGQG from the coding sequence GTGCTGCCGCCGAACGTCCACGCGACCGGGCTGCTGCCGGCGCACCTGCTGGGCGGACTCGTCGACGCTGCCGTCCTTCACGGCGGTCAGGGCACCGTGCAGACGGCGTGCGCGGCCGGGATCCCGTTCGTGGGCATGGGACTGCAGCCGGAACAGGTCTGGAACGTCGATCAATGCGTCCGCCAGGGCAACGCGCTCGCGTTGTCGCCGAAGCAGGCCGGCACGCTCGCACTGGCGGACGCCGTGCGCCGGCTGCTGACAGACGACGGGATGCGCACCGCGGCCGAGCGCGTGCGCGCCGCGTATGCGGACGAGGACGGGGCCGCAGCATCCGCTCACGTGATCCAGGCCCGCCTCGCAGGACAGGGGTGA
- a CDS encoding dihydrofolate reductase family protein, translated as MSVVATMSLSLDGIGAGINQTEERPFGEVPENALHRWMFETPDENRAEIDAIVDAGAFIMGRHMFGPVRGEWDRDWRGWWGPNPPYHAPVFVLTHYPREPVEMEDGTIFHFVTDGIHAALDRAREAAGERDIHVAGGVSTTNSYLAAGLIDELMLQISPSIIGTGLRLLDGIGPVRLEQISGRSASLVTHVRYRVLPGGFAESAGSA; from the coding sequence ATGTCCGTCGTCGCCACGATGTCGCTCTCGCTCGACGGGATCGGTGCCGGAATCAACCAGACGGAGGAGCGCCCGTTCGGCGAGGTGCCCGAGAACGCGCTGCACCGCTGGATGTTCGAGACGCCCGATGAGAACCGTGCCGAGATCGACGCGATCGTCGACGCCGGTGCGTTCATCATGGGACGCCACATGTTCGGTCCGGTGCGCGGCGAGTGGGACCGCGACTGGCGCGGGTGGTGGGGCCCCAACCCGCCGTACCACGCCCCGGTCTTCGTCCTCACCCACTACCCTCGGGAGCCCGTCGAGATGGAGGACGGCACCATCTTCCACTTCGTCACCGACGGCATCCACGCGGCCCTCGATCGGGCGCGCGAGGCGGCCGGCGAGCGCGACATCCATGTGGCCGGGGGCGTGTCGACCACGAACTCCTATCTGGCTGCGGGCCTGATCGACGAGCTGATGCTGCAGATCTCGCCCAGCATCATCGGCACCGGGCTGCGCCTGCTCGACGGCATCGGCCCGGTCCGGCTCGAGCAGATCTCGGGCCGGTCGGCGTCGCTCGTCACACACGTGCGGTATCGAGTGCTCCCCGGAGGCTTCGCCGAGTCCGCAGGATCGGCGTGA
- a CDS encoding cupin domain-containing protein — MDSTDLADLIDDLTAKAREASSGRAARTIRGGHEHALRETVIALRAGHELAEHESPHEATLQVLRGRVRLIAGDDAWDGASGDHLTVPPERHSLAALEDAVVLLTVSNRVP; from the coding sequence ATGGACAGCACGGATCTGGCCGATCTGATCGACGACCTGACGGCGAAGGCGCGCGAGGCTTCGAGCGGGCGCGCCGCGCGCACCATCCGCGGCGGTCATGAGCACGCTCTGCGCGAGACGGTCATCGCGCTGCGCGCCGGACACGAGCTTGCTGAGCACGAGAGCCCCCACGAGGCCACGCTGCAGGTGCTCCGCGGGCGTGTGCGACTCATCGCCGGCGACGACGCCTGGGACGGGGCATCCGGTGATCACCTCACGGTCCCGCCCGAGCGCCACAGCCTCGCGGCGCTCGAAGACGCCGTCGTGCTGCTGACGGTGTCGAACCGCGTGCCGTGA